A genomic region of Streptomyces sp. NBC_00247 contains the following coding sequences:
- a CDS encoding rhomboid family intramembrane serine protease has protein sequence MIERRGSDPLGAVRRLRLPAAAGDAPVTYGLIAVCCLVFVVSPVSGLGPSYATADAALAAQAGYFERWGVIPAELWGGPAHAWLTPFTALFVHGGWLHLLGNMLFLHVFGAMAEERMGHLGFALFYTGCGCLTLVVYAAAYSGSEQTLVGASGAISAVLGAFLRLFPRARVTSIFPFLLFLPLRFPAWIVLLFWFVLQWLAARSAGSGPGVAYLAHVTGFGAGFVLARGPHRRGARVKTPATATEGESQP, from the coding sequence ATGATCGAACGGCGTGGCAGCGACCCTCTGGGCGCGGTACGGAGACTCCGCCTCCCGGCGGCGGCGGGCGACGCCCCCGTCACGTACGGCCTCATCGCGGTGTGCTGCCTGGTCTTCGTGGTCAGCCCGGTCTCCGGCCTCGGCCCGTCCTACGCCACCGCCGACGCGGCACTCGCCGCCCAGGCCGGATACTTCGAGCGCTGGGGCGTGATCCCGGCGGAACTGTGGGGCGGCCCGGCGCACGCGTGGCTCACCCCGTTCACCGCCCTCTTCGTGCACGGCGGCTGGCTGCACCTGCTGGGCAACATGCTCTTCCTGCACGTGTTCGGCGCCATGGCCGAGGAGCGGATGGGCCACCTCGGCTTCGCCCTCTTCTACACGGGCTGCGGCTGTCTGACCCTCGTCGTCTACGCGGCGGCGTACTCCGGCTCCGAGCAGACGCTGGTCGGGGCCTCCGGCGCCATCTCGGCGGTGCTCGGGGCGTTCCTGCGCCTCTTCCCCCGGGCGCGGGTCACCAGCATCTTCCCCTTCCTCCTCTTCCTGCCGCTGCGCTTCCCGGCCTGGATCGTGCTCCTCTTCTGGTTCGTCCTCCAGTGGCTGGCCGCCCGGAGCGCGGGGAGCGGTCCGGGCGTGGCCTACCTGGCACACGTGACGGGGTTCGGAGCAGGATTCGTCCTGGCCCGGGGGCCCCACCGGCGTGGGGCTAGAGTGAAGACACCAGCCACGGCCACCGAGGGAGAAAGCCAGCCGTGA
- a CDS encoding Lrp/AsnC family transcriptional regulator, translating into MITAIVLIKTSVDRIPEIAESIAALDSVSEVFSVTGTYDLIAMVRVARHDDLAEVIPGKISKIPGVEATDTHVAFRTYSQHDLEAAFAIGLDA; encoded by the coding sequence GTGATCACCGCGATCGTGCTCATCAAAACCAGCGTCGACCGGATTCCGGAGATCGCGGAGTCCATCGCGGCGCTCGACAGCGTCAGCGAGGTCTTCTCGGTCACCGGCACGTACGACCTGATCGCCATGGTCCGGGTGGCCCGCCACGACGACCTCGCCGAGGTCATCCCCGGCAAGATCAGCAAGATCCCGGGCGTGGAGGCCACCGACACCCACGTGGCCTTCCGTACGTACTCCCAGCACGACCTGGAAGCCGCGTTCGCCATCGGCCTCGACGCGTAA
- a CDS encoding NYN domain-containing protein: MEQPTNGADPADGADGAVEALDRPLPEGVRRRVVALVSDAFGGLTVGELPAQLRQYARFTPTRRAKFAGNAMAAALEGDARFRGRIGERIAAAQPELARALEAGAPPAAADPVDVAAAAYVLRPVGWVKLVQAAGEEVQRASAERADDETRRETERLREELAHARDQTKTDTERLRAELDAARKESESLHRKLRSALSEVKRSEAAVRRAAAEADAVRAETAAQVSQAESENRRLKTRLAEAETAVETGRRAAREGRSVEDMRLRLLLDTVLDAAAGLRRELALPPATSRPADGVDAVEPGRMSPKDIAARALSETDPALLDQLLALPQAHLIVDGYNVTKTGYPQMPLEKQRLRLLGGLSMLAAQTGAEMTCVFDGAELAVPVLLAPPRGVRVLFSKAGVTADELIRQLARAEPPGRPVVVVSTDREVADGVAKAGARPVASALLLKRLSRV; the protein is encoded by the coding sequence GTGGAGCAGCCGACCAACGGCGCTGATCCGGCCGATGGGGCCGACGGCGCCGTCGAGGCGCTCGACCGCCCGCTGCCCGAGGGAGTGCGGCGGCGGGTCGTCGCACTGGTCTCGGACGCCTTCGGGGGTCTGACGGTCGGAGAGCTGCCCGCCCAGCTGCGTCAGTACGCCCGCTTCACCCCGACCAGGCGGGCGAAGTTCGCCGGGAACGCCATGGCCGCGGCCCTGGAGGGCGACGCGCGCTTCCGCGGGCGCATCGGGGAGCGGATCGCCGCCGCCCAGCCCGAGCTGGCCCGCGCCCTGGAGGCCGGCGCGCCGCCGGCCGCCGCCGATCCGGTGGACGTCGCCGCCGCCGCGTACGTGCTCCGCCCGGTCGGCTGGGTCAAGCTGGTGCAGGCAGCCGGCGAGGAGGTCCAGCGGGCCAGCGCGGAGCGCGCCGACGACGAGACCCGGCGCGAGACGGAACGCCTGCGCGAGGAACTGGCGCACGCGCGCGACCAGACGAAGACCGACACCGAGCGGCTCCGCGCCGAACTGGACGCCGCGCGCAAGGAGTCCGAGTCGCTCCACCGCAAGCTGCGCAGTGCCCTCAGCGAGGTCAAGCGCAGCGAGGCCGCGGTACGCCGGGCCGCAGCCGAGGCGGACGCCGTACGCGCCGAGACGGCGGCCCAGGTCTCCCAGGCGGAGAGCGAGAACCGCCGGCTCAAAACGCGCCTGGCGGAGGCCGAGACGGCCGTGGAGACGGGCCGCAGAGCCGCCCGCGAGGGCCGTTCGGTCGAGGACATGCGGCTGCGCCTGCTGCTGGACACCGTGCTCGACGCCGCCGCGGGGCTGCGCCGCGAACTCGCGCTGCCGCCCGCGACGTCCCGCCCCGCCGACGGGGTGGACGCGGTCGAGCCGGGCCGGATGTCGCCCAAGGACATCGCCGCCAGGGCGCTGTCGGAGACCGACCCGGCGCTGCTGGACCAGCTGCTGGCCCTGCCGCAGGCGCACCTGATCGTCGACGGCTACAACGTCACGAAGACCGGCTATCCGCAGATGCCGCTGGAGAAGCAGCGGTTGCGGCTGCTGGGCGGGCTCTCGATGCTCGCCGCGCAGACGGGCGCCGAGATGACCTGTGTGTTCGACGGGGCGGAGCTCGCCGTGCCGGTGCTGCTCGCGCCGCCGCGGGGGGTCCGGGTGCTCTTCAGCAAGGCGGGGGTGACGGCCGACGAGCTGATCCGTCAACTGGCCCGTGCCGAACCGCCGGGACGGCCCGTCGTGGTGGTCTCCACCGACCGGGAGGTGGCGGACGGAGTGGCCAAGGCCGGTGCCCGGCCCGTCGCTTCCGCCCTGCTCCTGAAGCGGCTTTCGCGCGTCTGA
- a CDS encoding C40 family peptidase, whose amino-acid sequence MASHRRPKQPSRARVTVLTATAAAAVALSAQAAHADPKPTKAEVKEKVDKLYAEAEAATEKYNGAKEQQEKLEKEVDALQDKVAREQADLNSLRGELGSIATAQYRSGGIDPSVQLFLASDPDTFLDQASALDQLTAKQTESLEKIQAKQRSLAQERKEAEAKLSELSEVRDALGANKKKYQKKLADARALLNTLTAAERQKMADDDARASRSAGTRVDLGNEVPASALGAAALANAATQIGKPYVSGGTGPSSFDCSGLTQWAYAQAGVAITRTTYTQINQGTQIGRSSLKPGDLVFFNNTEHVALYAGDNTVLHAPHPGAYVRYESMDTIGSFQVGVRI is encoded by the coding sequence GTGGCGTCCCACCGTCGACCCAAGCAGCCGAGCCGTGCCCGTGTGACCGTGCTCACCGCGACCGCGGCGGCCGCCGTGGCCCTGTCCGCCCAGGCCGCGCACGCCGACCCGAAGCCGACCAAGGCCGAGGTCAAGGAGAAGGTCGACAAGCTCTACGCCGAAGCCGAGGCCGCCACCGAGAAGTACAACGGGGCCAAGGAGCAGCAGGAGAAGCTGGAGAAGGAGGTCGACGCCCTCCAGGACAAGGTCGCCCGCGAGCAGGCCGACCTCAACAGCCTCCGCGGCGAACTCGGTTCGATCGCCACCGCGCAGTACCGCTCCGGCGGCATCGACCCCTCCGTGCAGCTCTTCCTCGCCTCGGACCCGGACACCTTCCTCGACCAGGCCTCCGCGCTCGACCAGCTGACGGCCAAGCAGACCGAGTCGCTGGAGAAGATCCAGGCCAAGCAGCGCAGCCTCGCCCAGGAGCGCAAGGAGGCCGAGGCGAAGCTCTCCGAGCTCTCCGAGGTCCGCGACGCCCTCGGCGCGAACAAGAAGAAGTACCAGAAGAAGCTCGCCGACGCCCGGGCCCTGCTGAACACCCTCACCGCCGCCGAGCGGCAGAAAATGGCCGACGACGACGCGCGCGCCAGCCGCTCCGCCGGCACCCGAGTCGACCTGGGCAACGAGGTCCCGGCCTCCGCCCTCGGCGCCGCCGCCCTCGCCAACGCCGCCACGCAGATCGGCAAGCCGTACGTCTCCGGCGGCACGGGCCCCAGCTCGTTCGACTGCTCGGGCCTCACGCAGTGGGCCTACGCGCAGGCGGGTGTCGCGATCACCCGCACCACGTACACCCAGATCAACCAGGGCACGCAGATCGGCCGCAGCTCGCTGAAGCCGGGCGACCTGGTGTTCTTCAACAACACCGAGCACGTCGCCCTCTACGCGGGCGACAACACGGTGCTGCACGCCCCGCACCCCGGCGCGTACGTCCGCTACGAGTCGATGGACACCATCGGCAGCTTCCAGGTCGGCGTCCGCATCTGA
- a CDS encoding C40 family peptidase: MASHRRPTQSGLNRGVRATVLTAAAASAAAGLTGAPASAEPAHDREATRARVDQLYGEAERATEKFNRAGEDTDRLREKVDRAQEAAARTQAALNEMRGGLGAVAGAQYRAGSLDPALALLFSSDPDTYLDRAATLDRLGERQSLVLDKLRRTRQKMEQIRAEAADDLRDLERGRAAVARHKHTVETKLAEARRLLAALPPEERAALDDHASRSGRPPGPGGSGGPEALRAATGSLPGSARALAALAAAQQALGSPYVWGANGPGSFDCSGLMQWAYARAGVSLPRTSQAQRYAGRMVPLSQARPGDLVAYRADASHIAMYAGNGQVIHAPYPGAQVRFDPVGMMPVSSVTRV, encoded by the coding sequence GTGGCGTCCCATCGCCGTCCCACCCAGTCCGGCCTCAACCGGGGCGTCCGCGCCACGGTGCTGACCGCCGCCGCGGCGAGCGCGGCCGCCGGCCTCACCGGGGCGCCCGCGAGCGCGGAACCGGCGCACGACCGGGAGGCCACCCGGGCCCGCGTCGACCAGTTGTACGGCGAGGCGGAGCGGGCCACCGAGAAGTTCAACCGGGCCGGCGAGGACACCGACCGCCTCCGCGAGAAGGTCGACCGGGCCCAGGAGGCCGCCGCCCGCACCCAGGCCGCCCTCAACGAGATGCGCGGGGGCCTCGGTGCCGTCGCCGGGGCGCAGTACCGCGCCGGATCCCTCGATCCCGCCCTGGCGCTGCTGTTCTCCTCGGACCCGGACACCTACCTCGACCGGGCCGCCACCCTCGACCGGCTCGGCGAGCGCCAGTCGCTCGTGCTCGACAAGCTCCGCCGGACCCGCCAGAAGATGGAGCAGATCCGCGCCGAGGCCGCGGACGACCTGCGGGACCTGGAACGCGGCCGAGCCGCCGTGGCCCGCCACAAGCACACCGTCGAGACCAAGCTCGCCGAGGCCCGCAGGCTGCTGGCCGCCCTTCCCCCCGAGGAGCGCGCCGCCCTCGACGACCACGCGTCCCGCTCCGGCCGTCCCCCCGGCCCGGGCGGCTCCGGGGGCCCGGAGGCCCTGCGGGCGGCCACCGGAAGCCTTCCGGGCTCGGCCAGAGCCCTGGCCGCCCTGGCCGCCGCCCAGCAGGCACTGGGCAGCCCGTACGTCTGGGGAGCCAACGGCCCGGGCAGCTTCGACTGCTCCGGGCTCATGCAGTGGGCCTACGCCCGCGCGGGCGTGAGCCTGCCCCGCACCTCCCAGGCCCAGCGGTACGCGGGCCGCATGGTGCCGCTCTCCCAGGCACGCCCCGGGGATCTCGTCGCCTACCGGGCGGACGCCAGCCACATCGCCATGTACGCCGGGAACGGCCAGGTCATCCACGCCCCGTACCCCGGTGCCCAGGTCCGCTTCGACCCCGTCGGCATGATGCCCGTCTCCTCGGTCACCCGCGTCTGA